The following proteins are co-located in the Chryseobacterium daecheongense genome:
- a CDS encoding helix-turn-helix domain-containing protein, with protein MYTIDNKTYPCCTSITMKFIGGKWKAVILYHLIEGAKRYNEIRKDIPTITERTLSLQLKQLEEDGIISRKVYTEKPPLVVEYALTDFGKTLLPVLNEITRWGDEAIANSKKITRN; from the coding sequence ATGTATACAATAGATAATAAAACGTACCCGTGTTGTACAAGTATCACCATGAAGTTTATTGGTGGGAAATGGAAAGCAGTGATTTTATACCATCTTATTGAGGGGGCAAAAAGATATAATGAGATCAGGAAAGATATTCCTACCATTACGGAAAGAACATTAAGCCTTCAATTAAAACAATTGGAGGAAGACGGTATTATCAGCAGAAAGGTTTATACGGAAAAACCGCCGTTAGTAGTGGAGTATGCCTTAACGGATTTTGGAAAGACGCTTCTTCCTGTTTTGAATGAAATTACAAGATGGGGAGACGAAGCCATTGCCAATTCCAAAAAAATAACCAGGAATTAG
- the hemW gene encoding radical SAM family heme chaperone HemW: MIYIHIPFCKQKCSYCNFHFSTSLQSKDEVLSAIKKELFLRKDELHNKTLQSLYFGGGTPSILSGDEINSIVDEVLKYYSFEKDIEITLEANPDDLDKTFLKDLSKSPVNRLSIGTQSFFDDDLRLMNRAHNASQAEDSIKRAQDFGFENLSIDLIYGSPTSNLEIWKENLNKTIALDVPHISSYALTVEPKTVLNDWILKGKVATPKEEKQNREFYYLSDFLKDNGFDHYEVSNFAKPGFYSRHNSSYWKYKEYLGLGPSAHSYNGADVRSWNVANNQLYIKKLNSNSLAKETEILSQEDQFNEMIMIGLRTIWGVDLDKLKNKFSPEIVEKFHQEIKEKIADGILVIENNHLKIPEKHWFMADGIASDLFLI; encoded by the coding sequence ATGATTTATATTCACATTCCTTTTTGTAAACAAAAGTGTAGTTATTGTAATTTTCATTTTTCAACATCTTTACAGTCTAAAGATGAGGTGCTTTCTGCTATTAAGAAAGAACTTTTTTTAAGGAAAGATGAATTACATAATAAAACACTACAGTCGTTGTACTTTGGTGGCGGAACACCTTCAATCCTATCAGGAGATGAGATCAATTCAATTGTTGATGAGGTATTGAAGTATTATAGTTTTGAAAAGGATATAGAAATTACTTTGGAAGCCAATCCGGATGATCTGGATAAGACCTTCCTGAAAGATCTCTCGAAATCACCGGTTAACCGATTGTCAATCGGAACGCAAAGCTTTTTTGATGATGACCTTAGGTTGATGAACCGTGCTCATAATGCTTCACAGGCAGAGGATTCTATTAAGAGAGCACAGGATTTCGGTTTTGAAAATCTGAGTATTGATCTGATCTATGGATCTCCCACTTCTAATTTGGAAATCTGGAAAGAAAATCTGAATAAAACAATTGCCCTGGATGTTCCTCATATCTCTTCTTATGCACTGACCGTAGAGCCTAAGACGGTATTGAATGACTGGATTTTGAAAGGGAAAGTGGCTACACCAAAAGAAGAAAAGCAAAATAGAGAGTTCTACTATTTGTCAGACTTTTTAAAAGACAATGGTTTTGATCATTATGAGGTATCTAATTTTGCTAAACCAGGATTTTATTCAAGGCACAACTCGTCCTATTGGAAGTACAAAGAATATTTGGGACTAGGACCCTCAGCCCATTCATATAACGGAGCTGACGTGAGAAGTTGGAATGTCGCAAATAATCAGCTTTATATAAAGAAGCTGAATTCAAATTCTTTGGCTAAAGAAACTGAAATTCTATCGCAGGAAGACCAGTTTAATGAGATGATCATGATCGGATTACGGACGATATGGGGAGTGGACCTGGATAAACTGAAGAATAAGTTTTCTCCTGAAATAGTTGAGAAATTTCATCAGGAGATTAAAGAAAAGATAGCTGACGGCATACTTGTTATTGAAAATAATCATTTGAAAATACCGGAAAAGCACTGGTTTATGGCGGATGGAATTGCTTCAGATCTGTTCCTGATTTGA
- the murI gene encoding glutamate racemase gives MKTKKQDYSHLSAKQPIGIFDSGVGGLTVAKEIKRLLPHEDLIYFGDTKHLPYGEKSREAIIEYSTKITNFLLEQNCKAIVIACNTATANALNEVMQTVAGRVPVIDVINPVAEKVSYEIHTNVGVIATKATVNSGLYKKSIRKHNKWIKVDELATPLLVPAIEEGFKNHPITHAIIYNYLSNNKLKNIETLILGCTHYPLLIDEIKQYYGNRVRVIDSPNIVASHLKIILDKYNLLNDLNAKPNYHFYLSDLTKNFEKISKKFFGKSIDLELKVL, from the coding sequence TTGAAAACTAAGAAACAAGATTATTCGCATCTTTCGGCTAAACAACCTATCGGAATTTTTGATAGTGGTGTAGGAGGTTTAACCGTTGCTAAAGAAATTAAAAGGCTTCTTCCTCATGAAGATCTTATTTACTTTGGTGATACCAAGCACCTTCCTTACGGAGAAAAGTCTCGTGAAGCTATTATAGAATATTCTACCAAAATCACAAATTTTTTATTGGAGCAGAATTGTAAAGCAATTGTTATCGCCTGTAATACAGCAACAGCAAATGCTCTTAATGAAGTGATGCAGACAGTTGCCGGAAGAGTTCCTGTTATTGATGTTATTAATCCGGTTGCAGAGAAGGTATCTTATGAGATCCACACCAATGTTGGAGTGATTGCTACAAAAGCAACTGTGAATTCAGGGCTGTATAAAAAAAGTATAAGAAAGCATAATAAATGGATCAAAGTGGATGAGCTGGCAACTCCGTTGCTGGTTCCTGCCATTGAGGAAGGATTTAAAAACCATCCGATTACACATGCGATCATTTACAATTATTTAAGCAATAACAAGCTAAAAAATATTGAAACATTGATATTAGGATGCACTCATTATCCTTTATTAATTGATGAGATCAAACAATATTACGGAAACCGTGTTCGTGTTATCGATTCCCCGAATATCGTGGCAAGCCATTTGAAAATTATTCTGGATAAATACAATCTTTTAAACGATCTTAATGCCAAGCCAAATTATCACTTTTATCTTTCGGATCTGACGAAGAATTTCGAAAAGATATCCAAAAAGTTCTTTGGTAAAAGTATTGACCTGGAATTGAAAGTATTATAA
- a CDS encoding nitroreductase family protein produces MNFLNKMKTRYTVKKYNPQGKVSEEQILELKEILNLSPSSINSQPWNFIFVNNQKIKEQLAEASYFNKEKVLDSSQLIVFQVLKNVEDFEKQIQENLPEGSINYYKTMVKPKGDIAIRAWLAHQVYLSLGVLLAACAEMGIDSTPMEGIETDKYDNILKNDLYETLFAVTIGERSGTDTNQPTITSKKRLKSEKIIVEL; encoded by the coding sequence ATGAATTTTTTAAACAAAATGAAAACCAGGTATACTGTGAAAAAGTATAATCCACAAGGTAAAGTAAGCGAAGAACAAATTCTTGAATTAAAGGAAATCCTCAACCTGAGCCCTTCTTCTATCAACAGCCAGCCATGGAATTTTATTTTTGTAAATAATCAGAAAATAAAAGAACAATTGGCTGAAGCTTCTTATTTTAATAAGGAGAAAGTATTGGACAGCAGTCAACTCATTGTCTTCCAGGTTCTGAAAAACGTTGAAGATTTTGAAAAGCAAATTCAGGAAAACTTACCTGAAGGATCGATTAATTACTATAAAACGATGGTAAAACCTAAAGGTGACATTGCAATACGGGCCTGGTTAGCCCATCAGGTATATCTCTCTCTTGGTGTATTGCTTGCTGCATGCGCCGAAATGGGAATAGATTCCACTCCTATGGAAGGAATTGAAACGGACAAGTACGATAATATCCTGAAGAATGATCTTTATGAAACTCTATTTGCTGTCACTATCGGAGAAAGATCCGGAACGGACACTAATCAACCGACAATCACCTCTAAGAAAAGACTGAAATCAGAAAAAATAATAGTAGAACTATAA
- a CDS encoding trimeric intracellular cation channel family protein gives MHEQFNFAIEVLGTISFSMSGSFAAMQKRLDPFGVLIIAFVTSVGGGTVRDLLLDIPVFWMHDLLTCAVIIMTSIFTMVFKSFEKNFQVTLFIFDSLGLGLFTIIGIQKGLNADIHPLICIGLGTITGCFGGIIRDILLNRIPLIFRKEIYATACIFGGAAFLLMTKYSNLSYTFIQIFTILLIVVIRTLAVKYHWQMPKFYGYDHNSEM, from the coding sequence ATGCACGAACAGTTCAATTTTGCCATAGAAGTATTGGGGACAATTTCCTTCTCGATGTCGGGAAGCTTTGCTGCTATGCAAAAACGACTTGATCCTTTTGGAGTTCTCATTATAGCTTTCGTAACTTCAGTGGGAGGAGGAACTGTTAGGGATCTGCTTCTGGATATTCCGGTATTCTGGATGCATGATTTGCTGACCTGCGCTGTTATTATTATGACGAGCATATTTACGATGGTCTTTAAATCTTTTGAAAAAAACTTTCAGGTTACCTTATTTATTTTTGATAGCCTGGGACTCGGCTTATTTACCATTATAGGTATCCAGAAAGGTTTAAATGCAGACATCCATCCTTTGATATGCATCGGGCTCGGAACTATTACAGGTTGTTTCGGAGGGATTATCCGGGATATTTTACTCAACAGGATACCTCTGATCTTCAGAAAAGAAATTTATGCTACAGCCTGTATTTTTGGCGGAGCTGCTTTTTTACTAATGACAAAATATTCTAACCTTTCCTACACTTTTATCCAGATTTTTACGATCCTTCTGATAGTGGTGATCCGTACACTGGCGGTAAAATACCACTGGCAGATGCCTAAGTTCTACGGATATGACCACAATTCGGAAATGTAG
- the coaD gene encoding pantetheine-phosphate adenylyltransferase produces the protein MKIAVFPGSFDPITLGHYDIIERAAPLFDKLIIAIGQNSQKKYMFPLEKRMEFIQNSVAEFPNVEVDYFEGLTVDYCFEKNAQYIIRGLRNPADFEFEKAIAHTNRTLAHKKLETVFLLTSSGKSFISSSIVREIINHNGEYELLVPEAVRVEKTKK, from the coding sequence ATGAAAATTGCTGTTTTTCCGGGATCATTCGATCCTATTACTCTAGGTCACTATGACATTATAGAAAGAGCTGCTCCCCTTTTTGATAAATTAATTATTGCCATCGGACAGAATTCCCAAAAGAAATACATGTTCCCGCTTGAAAAAAGAATGGAATTCATCCAGAATTCTGTTGCAGAATTTCCCAACGTAGAGGTTGACTATTTTGAAGGCCTTACTGTCGATTATTGTTTTGAAAAAAATGCACAATACATAATCCGCGGATTAAGAAATCCTGCAGACTTTGAATTTGAAAAAGCAATTGCCCATACCAACCGAACTTTGGCCCATAAGAAGCTTGAAACTGTATTTTTATTAACTTCATCAGGAAAATCTTTTATCAGCAGCAGCATTGTAAGGGAAATCATCAACCACAACGGAGAGTATGAACTTCTGGTTCCTGAAGCGGTAAGAGTAGAGAAGACAAAAAAATAA
- a CDS encoding RluA family pseudouridine synthase, translating to MTEDNEDFFDEELLDSNNIDIDEENKGLYEHFNITVDKNQEPLRIDKFLLIFRQNSSRNKISQTCRAGNVVVNGTPVKQNYRVKPGDQISVLLAHPPRENVIIPQDIPINIVYEDDDLVVVDKEPGMVVHPGFGNWDGTLVNALAFHFAKNGEKSDLDRVGLVHRIDKDTSGLLVIAKNEYALSFLAKQFFDRKTKRLYWAFVWGNVQDDEGTIRGHIGRHPKNRMQMSVYEDGSHGKHAVTHYKVLERFRYMTWVECKLETGRTHQIRAHFKHIGHTLFNDERYEGHTPLRGVNLPKYKHFIKNVFEILPRHALHAHTLGFIHPTTKQELYFESPMPQDMADAVKKWRNYLEN from the coding sequence ATGACAGAAGATAACGAGGATTTTTTTGATGAAGAATTATTGGATTCCAACAATATTGATATTGATGAGGAAAATAAAGGACTGTATGAGCATTTCAATATTACTGTCGATAAAAACCAGGAGCCTTTAAGAATAGATAAGTTTTTACTGATTTTCAGGCAGAATTCTTCAAGAAATAAAATTTCACAAACATGCAGAGCAGGTAACGTTGTCGTAAACGGAACTCCTGTAAAACAGAATTACCGTGTAAAGCCGGGAGATCAGATTTCTGTTCTACTGGCCCATCCTCCGAGAGAAAATGTAATTATCCCTCAGGATATTCCGATCAATATTGTTTATGAGGATGATGATCTTGTTGTTGTAGATAAAGAACCAGGAATGGTTGTGCATCCCGGATTTGGAAACTGGGATGGTACTTTGGTAAATGCTCTTGCATTTCATTTTGCCAAAAATGGTGAGAAATCTGATCTGGATAGAGTAGGCCTTGTTCACAGGATTGATAAAGATACCTCGGGTCTACTGGTTATCGCCAAGAATGAATATGCATTAAGCTTCCTTGCCAAACAATTTTTTGACAGAAAGACGAAAAGATTATATTGGGCTTTTGTATGGGGGAATGTACAGGATGATGAAGGTACTATTCGGGGGCATATAGGGCGTCACCCTAAGAACAGGATGCAGATGTCGGTTTACGAGGATGGAAGCCACGGGAAGCATGCGGTTACGCATTATAAGGTTTTGGAAAGATTCAGATATATGACCTGGGTAGAATGTAAACTGGAAACGGGAAGAACCCATCAGATCAGGGCTCATTTTAAACATATTGGCCATACCCTTTTCAATGATGAAAGATATGAAGGTCATACGCCTTTAAGAGGAGTGAATTTACCTAAATATAAGCATTTTATTAAAAATGTTTTCGAAATCCTGCCAAGACATGCACTTCATGCCCATACCTTAGGTTTTATACATCCTACCACTAAACAGGAATTGTATTTTGAAAGCCCAATGCCTCAAGATATGGCGGATGCTGTAAAAAAATGGAGAAATTATTTGGAAAACTAA
- a CDS encoding tetratricopeptide repeat protein produces MNKYIKIVIAALLILGGLAMMIFTRNLGWGIVIFLLSALPIFLFFKNEYILLAFWQLRKQNMEKAVTYLDHIRNYQTQLHKSQYGYFHYLQGLTLAQEHPTKVEPLMRKALEYGLNMKHDRAMATLNLAASAISKGRKQEGQKLLEEAKRLDSAGMMTDQIKMMKDQLKMPTMQKHMHNPNMRQRGGKIR; encoded by the coding sequence ATGAATAAATACATAAAAATTGTAATCGCAGCTCTTCTTATATTGGGTGGACTTGCCATGATGATTTTCACAAGAAATTTAGGTTGGGGAATTGTAATCTTTCTTCTTTCAGCTTTGCCGATCTTTCTTTTCTTTAAAAATGAATATATCCTTTTGGCTTTCTGGCAATTGAGAAAACAGAATATGGAAAAAGCTGTAACTTATTTAGACCATATCAGGAACTATCAGACACAGCTTCATAAATCTCAATATGGTTATTTCCATTATCTGCAGGGATTAACTCTGGCTCAGGAACATCCTACCAAAGTTGAGCCTTTAATGAGGAAAGCACTTGAGTACGGTTTAAATATGAAACATGACAGAGCAATGGCTACTTTAAATCTTGCTGCTTCTGCCATTTCTAAAGGAAGAAAACAGGAAGGGCAGAAATTATTGGAAGAAGCTAAAAGATTGGATAGTGCAGGAATGATGACAGATCAGATCAAAATGATGAAAGATCAGTTGAAGATGCCGACAATGCAGAAACATATGCATAACCCTAATATGAGACAAAGAGGAGGGAAAATAAGATAA
- a CDS encoding dihydrofolate reductase — MTTIVVAMGEKNEIGFNNQLLWHLPKDLKHFKDITSGHPVIMGRKTYESIGKPLPNRTNIVISRKKDWFEEGILIVGSIKEAVKFAKKIDEEIFIIGGGNIYEQTMDVVDKLEVTLVKADLEADTFFPKIDGKIWAKTNEICHEKDEKNPYDFCFQTFERIKSKQE; from the coding sequence ATGACAACAATTGTGGTAGCAATGGGGGAGAAAAATGAAATTGGTTTTAATAATCAGTTACTCTGGCATCTTCCGAAAGATTTAAAACATTTTAAAGATATAACTTCCGGACATCCGGTAATCATGGGAAGAAAAACCTATGAAAGCATCGGGAAGCCACTTCCTAACCGTACCAATATTGTTATTTCAAGAAAAAAAGATTGGTTTGAAGAAGGAATCCTGATCGTGGGCAGTATCAAGGAGGCTGTAAAATTTGCCAAGAAAATTGATGAGGAGATCTTTATAATAGGCGGAGGAAACATATATGAACAGACGATGGATGTTGTGGACAAGCTTGAAGTAACTTTAGTAAAAGCAGATCTTGAAGCGGATACCTTTTTTCCAAAAATAGATGGTAAAATCTGGGCAAAAACAAATGAAATTTGCCATGAAAAGGATGAAAAGAACCCGTATGATTTCTGTTTTCAAACGTTTGAGAGGATTAAAAGTAAACAGGAGTAG
- a CDS encoding type IX secretion system membrane protein PorP/SprF — protein MRKLYAIVCLALLSNAYKAQETLPYYQQYLLDGEFLFNPAQYGKTDYVQLNLNYQQQFSKFNESPNVQSVGINANIFDRVGAGISVFRDSNGPISAGGITAGASYFIPLSSEGERKDQFSFGTSVSFYNMNFDYTKINTEDGYDPLLQGTESNIFMAYANFGLAATFRNIFAGVSVNDIALTNDESIVNGREPSPIKFFLNLGYDWHFADNMYVTPSALINLNTNSTRTIDYNLMATFFNDINSFSFGVSYRSVQNRFDNQQLSISPLVKVRFNKFMIGATYNLGLSDIQTYGGNSFMIGLGYNFDNFINHRGYRY, from the coding sequence ATGAGAAAACTATATGCTATAGTGTGTTTGGCTCTTTTGTCAAATGCATACAAAGCACAAGAAACACTACCATATTATCAACAATATCTTTTGGATGGTGAGTTCCTGTTCAACCCGGCACAATACGGTAAAACAGATTATGTTCAGCTCAACCTCAATTATCAACAGCAATTTTCAAAATTTAATGAGTCTCCTAATGTGCAGTCAGTAGGGATCAATGCTAACATTTTTGATAGAGTTGGTGCAGGGATATCTGTTTTTAGAGATAGTAATGGTCCTATTTCAGCAGGAGGTATTACAGCGGGTGCTTCATATTTTATTCCGCTTAGTAGTGAAGGAGAGAGAAAAGATCAGTTCTCATTCGGTACCAGTGTTAGTTTTTACAATATGAATTTTGATTATACTAAAATCAATACTGAAGATGGGTATGATCCTTTATTGCAGGGTACGGAGAGTAATATTTTCATGGCATATGCCAACTTTGGTTTAGCCGCGACTTTTAGAAATATCTTTGCCGGAGTATCGGTTAATGATATTGCTTTGACGAATGACGAATCTATTGTGAATGGTCGTGAGCCTTCTCCTATCAAGTTCTTCTTAAACTTAGGATATGACTGGCATTTCGCAGATAATATGTACGTTACACCATCTGCATTAATCAATTTGAATACGAATTCTACAAGAACAATTGATTATAACTTGATGGCCACATTCTTTAATGATATCAATTCATTCTCTTTTGGGGTAAGTTACAGATCAGTTCAGAACAGATTTGATAACCAGCAATTAAGTATTTCACCACTAGTAAAAGTAAGATTCAATAAGTTTATGATCGGAGCAACTTATAATTTAGGTTTGTCTGATATTCAGACTTATGGAGGAAACAGCTTTATGATCGGATTGGGTTATAACTTCGATAACTTTATTAATCATAGAGGATATAGATATTAA
- the rsmD gene encoding 16S rRNA (guanine(966)-N(2))-methyltransferase RsmD produces MYRIISGRWKAKKIAAPKNFDVRPTTDFAKEALFSILENKYDMQSISVLDLFAGIGSISLEFASRGCQDVTSVEMNPKHTSFINSTASELDMSLQVNVQRGDVVDWLKKFRNKKSFEIVFADAPFETEEKKYYEIISLVLNNKYLKENGVLIIEHQSRLKFEHPNLIDTRKYGNVSFSFFEPTQSDTENQEL; encoded by the coding sequence ATGTACAGAATAATTTCAGGCCGATGGAAAGCCAAAAAAATTGCCGCCCCAAAAAACTTTGATGTAAGGCCAACTACTGACTTTGCAAAGGAAGCTCTGTTCAGTATTCTGGAAAATAAATATGATATGCAATCGATCTCTGTTCTTGATCTTTTTGCAGGAATAGGCTCTATTTCATTAGAATTTGCCTCCAGAGGCTGTCAGGATGTAACTTCTGTAGAGATGAACCCCAAACATACAAGCTTCATTAATTCTACGGCATCCGAACTGGACATGTCGTTACAGGTTAATGTGCAAAGAGGGGACGTGGTGGACTGGCTCAAGAAATTCAGAAATAAAAAATCTTTTGAAATTGTTTTTGCCGATGCTCCTTTTGAAACTGAAGAGAAGAAATACTATGAAATCATCTCTTTGGTATTAAACAATAAATACCTAAAAGAAAACGGAGTTCTTATTATAGAGCATCAGAGTCGCTTAAAATTTGAACACCCGAATCTTATAGATACCAGAAAATATGGAAACGTAAGTTTCAGCTTTTTTGAACCAACTCAATCAGATACAGAAAACCAGGAACTCTAA
- a CDS encoding D-alanine--D-alanine ligase, which translates to MSKKSVAVVMGGYSDEYVVSLKSGQLIYDSLDRNLYDVYKVVVLKDKWYFLDQNEKEYPINKGDFSVTLENNEQLKFDVCFNIIHGTPGENGILQAYWDAIGQTYTGCDFYQSALTFNKKDTLAVLSKYGIPSAKSIYLRKGENINVDEIVDYLGLPLFVKPNQSGSSLGITKVKEKSELLPATEVAFKEDHEILIESFLDGMEVSVGVIDFKGETIVLGITEIVPTNEFFDYEAKYEGASEEITPARIDEETTKRVEEISKKAYDSLGMSGFSRSEYILMDGIPYMLEMNTNPGFSPASILPQQAKHYGISIMDLCGNEVEKALAKKPN; encoded by the coding sequence ATGAGCAAAAAAAGTGTTGCCGTAGTTATGGGCGGATATTCTGATGAATACGTAGTTTCCCTGAAAAGCGGTCAATTAATTTATGATTCGTTGGACAGGAATCTGTATGATGTATATAAAGTAGTTGTTTTAAAGGATAAGTGGTATTTTCTGGATCAGAACGAAAAGGAATATCCGATCAATAAAGGAGACTTCTCTGTAACATTGGAAAATAATGAACAATTGAAGTTTGATGTATGCTTTAATATCATTCACGGAACACCTGGTGAGAACGGCATACTTCAGGCCTACTGGGATGCTATAGGGCAAACTTATACGGGTTGTGATTTTTATCAGAGTGCCTTAACTTTTAATAAAAAGGACACTTTAGCAGTTCTGTCCAAATATGGTATCCCATCAGCAAAAAGTATTTATCTGAGAAAGGGTGAAAATATCAATGTTGATGAAATAGTAGACTATCTTGGTCTTCCCCTATTTGTAAAGCCTAACCAATCCGGTTCATCATTAGGGATTACTAAAGTAAAAGAAAAGTCCGAATTACTTCCGGCGACAGAAGTTGCATTTAAGGAAGATCATGAAATTTTAATAGAAAGCTTCCTGGATGGAATGGAAGTATCTGTAGGGGTAATTGATTTTAAAGGAGAGACAATTGTTTTGGGAATAACAGAAATTGTTCCTACCAATGAATTCTTCGATTATGAAGCCAAGTACGAAGGTGCTTCAGAAGAAATAACCCCTGCAAGAATTGACGAAGAAACAACAAAAAGAGTTGAAGAAATTTCAAAAAAGGCCTATGACTCTTTAGGAATGAGTGGTTTTTCACGCAGTGAATATATATTGATGGACGGCATTCCTTATATGCTCGAAATGAATACAAACCCGGGATTTTCTCCGGCAAGTATTCTTCCACAGCAGGCAAAACATTACGGTATATCCATAATGGATCTTTGTGGAAATGAAGTTGAAAAAGCATTAGCGAAAAAACCAAACTAA
- a CDS encoding PASTA domain-containing protein has translation MLKSLFNWKVLLNLLIAIGVFIGLVWLTFRWLEYHTNHGQEIPVPNVVNKSVHEAVKILDDAGLGYEVDSAAYDPKYKPFQVLKMSPTPGSHVKDGRAIYLIVNPRSWAPVAIPDVINKYSGLAFQRIDQVGLKVGDTIFEPSIQKDAVLRILFKGNPMKPGSLIPRFSTIDVVVGSGPMRNISIPNVVGLTVKEARALITRSMFEVGLVEHEDGGKDESDIIYYQDPAAGDVRDQGMQMDLWASKKTPAELRSKIEELNSVYRMKVDTSLPPIQYEEVPVHQQPVYEPVPVPPVVHKKIEPAKTEVSKTPVSKPATADTKPKTTTESKPKSTTTNTPAGNNNAGNNKTATNGTQQPAQKPKAKKVVVE, from the coding sequence ATGCTTAAATCACTTTTCAACTGGAAAGTTTTACTGAATTTGTTAATAGCCATCGGTGTTTTTATAGGGTTGGTATGGCTTACATTTCGTTGGTTAGAATACCATACGAATCATGGTCAGGAAATTCCGGTTCCCAATGTTGTAAACAAATCCGTTCATGAGGCGGTAAAAATATTAGATGATGCCGGTCTGGGCTATGAAGTAGACAGTGCTGCTTATGATCCAAAATACAAACCTTTCCAGGTTTTAAAGATGTCTCCTACTCCTGGTTCCCATGTAAAGGATGGAAGAGCTATTTATCTGATCGTAAACCCGAGAAGCTGGGCTCCGGTTGCAATTCCTGATGTTATTAACAAATATTCAGGTCTGGCTTTTCAAAGGATAGATCAGGTAGGTCTGAAAGTGGGAGATACTATCTTCGAACCTAGCATCCAGAAAGATGCAGTACTTAGAATTTTATTTAAAGGAAACCCTATGAAACCAGGATCGCTGATTCCTAGGTTCTCAACGATAGATGTAGTAGTTGGTTCTGGACCCATGAGAAATATATCTATTCCTAATGTAGTTGGCTTAACGGTAAAAGAGGCCAGAGCATTAATTACAAGAAGTATGTTTGAAGTAGGACTGGTAGAACATGAAGATGGAGGTAAAGATGAATCTGATATTATCTATTATCAGGATCCTGCTGCAGGAGATGTAAGAGATCAGGGAATGCAGATGGACCTCTGGGCAAGTAAAAAGACTCCGGCAGAATTGCGCTCTAAAATAGAAGAGCTGAACTCCGTATACCGTATGAAGGTAGATACTTCGTTGCCACCTATACAATATGAAGAAGTTCCTGTTCATCAGCAGCCTGTTTACGAACCAGTTCCTGTACCACCAGTGGTTCATAAAAAAATTGAACCTGCTAAAACGGAAGTTTCTAAAACTCCGGTTTCAAAACCTGCGACTGCTGATACGAAGCCGAAAACAACAACCGAAAGTAAACCTAAGAGTACAACAACCAATACTCCTGCGGGAAATAATAATGCTGGAAATAACAAAACAGCAACAAATGGTACACAACAACCAGCTCAAAAGCCAAAGGCTAAGAAAGTTGTAGTAGAGTAG